The sequence AGGTTTTTTATGTATTCAATGAAAGAAGTATGTAAACGAGCAGGCATGACCTATGAAACGTTAAAATATTACTGCAATGAAGGATTGATACCCAATGTAAAAAGGGATAAACACAATTACAGAATTTTTGATGATAGAGATATTGCATGGATAAAGAGCTTGTCTTGTTTAAAACAATGCGGTATGGGAATTACAGAAATGAAGCAGTATGTTGAGCTTTGCTT is a genomic window of Lacrimispora sphenoides containing:
- a CDS encoding MerR family transcriptional regulator, producing the protein MYSMKEVCKRAGMTYETLKYYCNEGLIPNVKRDKHNYRIFDDRDIAWIKSLSCLKQCGMGITEMKQYVELCLKGKSSITERKIILEQKRKALLEKLQELNECIEYIDTKQQFYDDVLNNKIKYVSNLINVDESQ